The following nucleotide sequence is from Acyrthosiphon pisum isolate AL4f chromosome A2, pea_aphid_22Mar2018_4r6ur, whole genome shotgun sequence.
NNNNNNNNNNNNNNNNNNNNNNNNNNNNNNNNNNNNNNNNNNNNNNNNNNNNNNNNNNNNNNNNNNNNNNNNNNNNNNNNNNNNNNNNNNNNNNNNNNNNNNNNNNNNNNNNNNNNNNNNNNNNNNNNNNNNNNNNNNNNNNNNNNNNNNNNNNNNNNNNNNNNNNNNNNNNNNNNNNNNNNNNNNNNNNNNNNNNNNNNNNNNNNNNNNNNNNNNNNNNNNNNNNNNNNNNNNNNNNNNNNNNNNNNNNNNNNNNNNNNNNNNNNNNNNNNNNNNNNNNNNNNNNNNNNNNNNNNNNNNNNNNNNNNNNNNNNNNNNNNNNNNNNNNNNNNNNNNNNNNNNNNNNNNNNNNNNNNNNNNNNNNNNNNNNNNNNNNNNNNNNNNTGCGTTTATCAACTTTTTTCTACTCCGATTACGGGCTAAATAATGGTCGTACACTCGTAGTACGTATATACTTAGGCAATAGACCCGTTTTCAATTCCCGTACACCGAAGAACTAGGATCTCAAATTTAGCAGTGATCGatccaaaatccaaaatacacGTAGGTAACTACGTAATTTTCTAAATACAAATAAGACACAAAATccccaaaaaatgtttttataaaatatttatgcttaTAGCTTTCACCAACaccttaaatattatagtagtaactagtaggtacattatggTAAACGGAAAAAAAGTTATCGATATGATGGCTCGGTTTCAGTATACCTNNNNNNNNNNNNNNNNNNNNNNNNNNNNNNNNNNNNNNNNNNNNNNNNNNNNNNNNNNNNNNNNNNNNNNNNNNNNNNNNNNNNNNNNNNNNNNNNNNNNCAAAAATTCTCCAATGGTTATGTTACCTTCATTTTGTCTTTTGACTAATTCTTTGAGACGgatgtttatagttttatagtgGCCTCTTTTTGTACTACTCTCTTCGGGTTCACCTAAAGCATCTATTGCTAACTTTGCTCGATCGgcgttaatttcatttttaatttttcttattagttTCCATATTGTGGGATGTTTTTGACCAACTAGTTTTGAGAACCTATTGTTCCATCCTTCAACAATGTTGTTGGTTCTGTTGCAGTTATTGAGGGTACTTTCATTTACGTTCCATACAGCTGGTGGGTACATCGGTGGTAGTTTTcgaaacctaatattattttcatcacttCCTATTCTTCGATATTTGCCATTAACGTAGTATGCATCAAAATAATCTAACAGATCTGTGAGGTTTTCAGGTAAATTGTCTTTTAAATACGTCATTCCTTCTTCTACAAGGTGCAAAGGAAGGAATGCAAGTGCGTCAACCATTCCACAATGTTTCCGAAATTCTTCATCTCTTTTGTACATTGTGGCTAGACCGAGTTCTTGCACTTTTCGGAACGTTGATTGGCACAAATGATAGAAGCAGCCTCTTACATTTATATGACACCTAATACTTCTTTTGCTGCTTCAATAACTGCACTTTCAAATCAAGGTGTAAGTATTTGGGGTCGGGATATAAATTTCGTTTAGCGCATTCTTCCATTATAATTTGGAACATTTCCACGTATGTAGATTTagtttttctttgtaaaatacaataaatagaagttaaaaatacattatttttttttatacgtattacgtataaCTGTAAGAAACATTTTGGGGACAATCCGAAATTCCCGTCTAAGTACCAGGTGTCTGATTCTGTAAGGAGTTTTAAATGATCATCTGTTGCAAACATAACTAATCTTTCAGATGCCCCTGGACCATTGTCCCTCAATAATAGTCTATCATCATTAATAAAAGCCCATTCacctataaaaatagatataatcaTTGTTAACTAATTGTATTTatcctaaatatataataatatcttataccttgaataataatttcatgtATGTTTTGAGGTTCCTTTGGATTATGATAACTTCGATGATTTCTAATGGTACGTTTAATATAAGCTTCCTTAGGCAATTCAGCTAAAATATCTACTGCGACATTTTCGATTGCCTCGGAAAATATTTGGCCGGGAGTATCATTTGACgctaaagcttttttttttatctttctttGAATTTTTATGGCAGCTatagctataattaataattattgttaatattgattaacaggtacatattatattatatgatattgttatgtaaatatttatttatttatttataagtaaatagaatctaatatcattgtatccgaaaaatttataatttcaacatttatttttcaataaaatactatttatacctagtatttaaaatttttaataatataaatagtgatACGAGTACTCGATTCAAAGCGAGTACTTGTAGTtacaagtacaaaaaaatttttagttgAGTCGAGTCGAGTACTCGAACTCGACTCGAAAATTTTTCCTAGTAtgtaatgtaacaatatagtatgtaaaaacaatgttattgtatattaaaataaagtttaccaTTTTTATCTGCAGAATGATTATGTTCGTGGATTTCTCTTGGATTTTTTATTGTGTGGgatgtttttaaaatagctGGACATTTGAATGAACTAAATTTTGAACATCTCCATCTAATAAAATACTTGCAATCTTTTTGACGTACGTACATAAAATCTTTGAAACAAACTTTATCATTTCCATGAGtggatttaattatttcaataacactATTCATTTCAAAATTCTTCAACACTCTTTACAACACTGTGTGGGAACTAGAGAAGTATACTGACCGTCTAAGGTGTATTGTaccgtaataatatatcgttagcAATATTGGCGGCCCGCGAAGTGGTAATAAATAGaccaccaataatatttttctagacTATAAGTTCAAGAAATGTCgtcaaattatttgttaatcatACTATAATGATTTCAATACGTCGCGATAATGTTTTTATCTGTCTAAAATGCGATTACGTCTGTTATGCGTCCTGGACCGAAACTAATTTGTCAGTCGGTACCTATTATATCGTAATCGCAATCGcatttattaagaggacgttacaccgaCATATTTTGTTGTCTCCATTTAAGATGTacagttaaatataagtaaactTAGCAAACACAACGAAGCAAACTTaggggattttttttcgggggattttttttcctgtggattttttttcctgtggattttttttccggggatTTTTTATCCGGGGGTTTTTttccggggattttttttccgaataCCCTATGATTgcatgtaattaatatttattttaatgtgaatggttcttaatagttaataatgctttaaatatttcaggcataatattattgtttattttataattaatacatcttTGTGTCATGTTTTAGATTAAGAAAACATAGTCAGTTGGGTGTATGTCAAAGCCAAATCAAATAATCAACTGCAAGACCTACAGAAAAAATAATgctaccaaaaaaataataaaatgccaATATTCTAGACATTCCCCTTATTGATACCAGTGTACAGCCATCCACATGCTTAGCATCCATATACTTAGCATCtataatagtacaaattattgtaaatctaATTATTGTGATGAAAGTAttgaaaaacatacatttattgaGGATTTCAAAAACTTAATTTCTAAGTTTCATGTATCACACAACTTTTGGTTATAAgtttgttatacataatatgtaataattaatacattactttattttattataatttttatatttgtatacaataccCAATACCTTTATCCATATTATGTACACTTTGATTATTATTCCTGAAATAGATTTCAATTGCAATATGCttacttattttgttattaatttcttttttatataatatataataatgtttttataaatattcatttatgtatttctttattaattattataaaataattaattaataattaatattgtactattaaaaaataatacaaaaatcagctgttttgttaaattaattatcaatgtaaaaatattttcacttattcaggttttgttttcaataaaaaaaaaaaggcatttataatCAACTTCACGAGTACCATTGTGATAACTATGTGACTTCTATAGTACAGATTTTTGCATACCGGGTATAATcaagctggttaccaaacaattttaatacattttcatttttttttctccaaatatttttaaaagcactgagtattttcaatttcgacctcctaaaagtcatattatgttatacatatttaataatttaaaagtaaaaagttatgtaactatttattatttgagataatctgtttaccaaagttatattttattttaattaaaggttattatgctataattgttttaacaatttaaaagtcaaaaattatgATACTATTTAAGGTAATCTGTTTACcaaagttatgttttattttatttaaatgtaactgttatattttatatgttttataataatataaaaaaattaaaaaacatgtaTGTTACTTTCGTTCCTAGTggtgttacaattgtaccctgtatcgggtacaattgtaacatatttttttttttctatatttatatttattcaacatcatttgaaaataaagattcaatacacacatattttgaAAGACAACAACTTACTTTACTAATTGAATGTGTAGACgaatcaaaaaattttgaattttggcagaaataaataattttatgaaaattgttacaattgtacccagTCACCCCAACTAGATCAAAtttgcttccaaaaacatacattggACATCGAAGCTTATGATCATAGCattttttctaccagaaaagttgaaaagttacaaacattttaaattacctcaaatattattagactagactaaataaaaataaaattgtacctaactaattttcaagcccccccccccccccattgaaaaatcctgcgtatgCCACTGCTGCCTATACCAACTTTGTTCAGAATCATGGTATtagaatttacttattaatgaTACACAAACTGtggtaatttattaaacattttctgaATTACGTTCTTTTTCTACTTAAAATAGTGATTTTATCAatgagaattttatttttttgaaaattgtttgtaatacattattcaacaatagtaatatacttaaaagttgcaataatttaaatataaaaacaatattttttttaatagacttTATTCCAGCTATTTTCGATTTGTAAACACTGTGCGACGTTGcgttacaaaataattgtagacTAAAAAGGTTGaattttaagattatattaatataccaattatatacctagaaattatatagaatatagatggataaaaaaactaaaattaataaaaaattatattaaaactaatcaccgctcagaatctaaaacgtttATCAGTACCTAGCATAATAATGAAAGAGAAAATCCAAGAGACCTGAAAGTCTGAATAGTGAACAGATgctgtataaattaattgataaaatattatattataatattatactcaacttCAAATCTCAACATttcaaattacctatatttcatCCCGACGCGATCATGGAGCTAGTAGGTACTACAGGCGGAGCAATTTTACTTTGCTGAGATTTTGCGTtgatacacaataattaatcaatgaTGTCTACTTTATTACGTATTTCAATAAAGAAATGTACTTACCTTCGTTTCCATTTCGtatgtgttaattattatttttacttattattataagcaataaattaacaatataataaaacttaacaTAAGGTTCAAAAAAGAAACACGATTCACAATTAAACACCAAGGTACTGTTTAGACATCGAATGCAGATACGACAATGGTATTGAAATATAAtcgatgataaaataaaataattttgacgaatttctataaatacaatattgaatatttccttactatcaataatttcaatacaacaataattagtataatgtatgttatatttagaTCACTGGCGGGCCCCTCCACACTACGGTAATTTAGCCATCGGGTCCGAACGATTTTACCGCCGCAGTTTTTACGATACGAACGGTTGAGTGGTGTCGCCGTCATACGGTTGAATGTGGTATATTAAACTTGGATATATCTTCAAGGTGACGGAAGTCATTGGgtagcgttttataaaaataagggacaaagttgtatattttgatagctttggtgatttaccaccaccattgaattacaacattatttcagANNNNNNNNNNNNNNNNNNNNNNNNNNNNNNNNNNNNNNNNNNNNNNNNNNtcaggagctttgtattaattttttacactttttggcccaatagataaaactttattgatatttatagaaaaaaaaaataaaaaaattgaaaacttacaatgtccgtaaacagctcaaaaagagtcaaattattttcaaaatgttatcgtatatataaaatgctaatataaatatcagtgaaattttcaagtttctacagtcattttttttacaattttttttacaatttttacaatttttacattcaattacaataaaataagaaaatcgtctcatgagaaatcgagcaaatatcaaatgttgtaaaaatatgaattttaaacgctcataaaaatttaatttgagtttcttatagacatttttttttgataaaagtagattatcctataaggaatcttgtatcacaatttaaaatcttagttctaaaaagaaaaatttttacgaattataaactcaacacaattaggtaattttcgtgatttttccatattttgtcaatttttgaactttaaatgctaataaaaaaaaactgactaaggatttttaatatttttcaaatatcattgtaacaatatagtaggagccttgtattaaattttcaagtatttttactcaacaaataaagttttattgacattcatagaaaaaaaaactaattaaattggaaactgaaattgtccgtaaacagctcaaaacaaatcaaaatattttgaaaattgtatcatgtatagaaaatggaaatataaataaccagtgataatttcatgtatctacaatcattcgttttaaagtacaccaaaaaccaaaatcaattttctcgaaaacagattttgcgtaaaaattctcgtttttccttaatttttcttttgtttttcgcggcgtttttgaaaactattggaaatttcaaatttttacctcccgaatgcaccaactagattcactttcccatcagacaagatactgttgaagaaaatcgaagcagttttactgccccaaaccgtgacaacagacacaaaaataaaaaaaaaaatttaaaaaaacacacatcattgtaaattcaatacattcatcgttccactcagaatctaaaaatataatttgggtaaaattgagaaagtgactcaaacaataaatcTTTGGTCTCTGGTAGAAAGGGCTTATgtcaatttaatcaaattttcaagACAGCCGTTTGAAAATTCATACTTGTAAGTTCATTATATCCATAAATAtctaagatatttttatattatatatgttacattCTTAATACATGTAACCATTAAAATTCTTGTTACTATGAATATTTAACGAGATATCTGTAGTTATGCCCTTTAGATTTCACTTGTTCTGAATTATGCCTGTTTTGTCCACGACTTATGCCCTTTTGATTTCACTTATTCTGATTTAAGCCCTATTTGTCCACGACTTGTCTTTTGGTCCAGATATGAGTTAGCATACACCTTTCCTACCAATGTAGAAACGGTTATGTTTAGATACACCCTATTTATTTCTTCaatgatatgaataatatttgtcacTGACTTATGCcaaatgtaccaaaaaaatcaacaaaaattaaactttacatctgcggaaaaaaaaaattttctttctaCCAGGGAGCAAAGAAATtacctccgttaaaaattgaaaaatcaataattgtaacaaaacgattatacactcataatttatactgtagtaaaaattcaacatttttaataaaagataaaaattcacatttataaccgagttaaatattatatattgatatataggtgtatattatatatatttaatgatttgtattttgaatttactttgAATTTTAAGTTCATTAGaaaaataccaacattatattaaaatgggtaaatggtaataaaaatacattttttaaaatataattatgaataaatttacGAAAATATACGACAACTATgaatcaaaagatttatttgataagaaattaatatgataaattataaaattttcatcaCTGGGTGTCACTATAGGGTTAGGCGTAATGATGAAAAAATGATGGGTAGGTGGTAAGTGGTTCGGTGGTTGGTTTAATTATGGTAagcaataacaaaaattatattaataggtatataataattatatcaatattatattaaggggccagttgcaccgtctctgattaaactCCGATTAACTTTAATAAGAGTctgtgcaactggccctaagagtaggtacctaggtactgaaatatatggtatatatgataatatatcatggtTTATTAATGTTCACCACGCGAATGCCCACTACTTGTTATCTTATCGTTAAAAATTGTTACCAAgccataaatattttgtttatttcttgACTAGAATATACATGATCNNNNNNNNNNNNNNNNNNNNNNNNNNNNNNNNNNNNNNNNNNNNNNNNNNNNNNNNNNNNNNNNNNNNNNNNNNNNNNNNNNNNNNNNNNNNNNNNNNNNTTATTTAGCTTTATAACTGTAGGAATAAAAATAAGGtaggaataaaaatattgttattgacacatattatattgaatacatctgtaacacattaaatttaagtaaaatcttTTCTCTGTATGATTTAATGCAGTAAACAATCAcaaattatcttatattaaataaatacattttctcattgatttgatttttttcaaaaattaaataatggaaaataatgGAACCATTAATTAAGTAAGTAAATTAATGATTCAGCATGCAATTTTAACAagttttcattcaaaatattaagatcataaatattaatgtggTGTTTTCTTTATCaaaattcatatattaaaaaatcaacaaaataatatttatagtctaaaccttataattattcaaaagtaatatttattaaaatattatataaagactGGAAAATCAtacttgataacaatataatattttgtatttgtatacaaatatatagacATAATCTTTTGAAAAGTAACCCGAGGAAGGGGTTATTAGTGATTGCCACATGGCttcttataaaattgtatatatttaaaactatactattttattttatgtatacctaaacataatttattatgcatattttatttcagattgGTGATATGAGTTTAACAGAAGTAAATGAAATTGAATTAAAGTTGGACATTGCAAAACAAACAATccttgttgataaaaatatagcataaaattaaaaaacataaaaaaaaaattatacaattaaaaaatatttatttatatataatattaataaaaaaaaattacaaaaattatgtttCTATCAACTCATTTGACAATCATTAAACTCTTCAGATAATGGATCAATTCCATATTGATCACGTATAGTGTCAAAGTCAACACTGTCAGGTCCTTCTTCTGCAGTTCTCCTCATATTACGCAATATTACTTCAAATGGATCAGCCATCATACGTCTTTGATTTAACATAGCTGTTGTgctataactatttattatagatgtattatCCACATCCTAgaacattgtattaaatgttttaatttaattttaagcatcattttttaattttttaatagttttacatcTGGCAATGGAGTCCATAATTTAACTTCATTATCAATACCACTAGTTGCCAATAAAAACTCTGAAGGATGTGGTTGTATACAATTTACGATTGAAGTATCCCCTTTCAGTATGAGCAAATTATTCTCTGTATTTTTTtcccaaataaaaaataaaccatcatCTGAACCGGCAACTATGAATTGATTTTGActataaataacaaaagaattaaatattcaaaaattcacCATAATATACTATCAATAACGATTTCACCTTCCAAAAAAGTTAGCTTCTTTAATGTCAGTAGATGTATTACAATGACCATAATATCTACGATGGTAATCTTTTGCctgattacaaaaatatttctcaAAAGCTATCTTCGGGGCTCGCTGAATTTGTAACGCATCTAGAAAATTTGATGTATCCGACGTCTCACGCAATTTTTTTCCTAAATAGAGAACAcaaacaattaatgaaaaacaataaaaattttatacatataatactaaacagatgaatacaaaaatactgTTATAGTAGTTACCATCagatttatctttattattagaTTGTGCATTTAATAAATCACTATATAGACTTTTGTATGCGGCACTAGTTTTATATGATGGGTATTTCATTGTGAACtgatctaaatacattttagaatctTTAAACTTGTCCAGTTCGAACAGGCATACTGCCAAACGAAAATGTGCTTTCATATGGTTAGGCTCCAATTTTAATGCAGTCACACAATCTTTGAGAGCTGCGTAAAAGTCTCCATGCCACTTTCTTTTAATATAGGCTGCAGCTCTATTTGAAAACAGTACACTgcatttatgaatatttatagcTTCATTATAAAGGATAATAGCAGCAGTATAATCttctttttcaaataaataatttgcctgtaaattataacacttgtttatttactgttttataagcataaatatataacatgcaatttacaatgtatatttttaacctttaattttaattgtactaCTTTATCTGGTAGTGTCAAATGAGGAACAGGAACGTGATCATCTATCAAATCTGTAGAAGAACCCTCCCCATTTTCTCCtaaaattacacaaataattaaataacatataaactttataatcgTATTAAGAAACTTACGAGGAACTTTCATAACTTtggaaatgttgaaaaatgCATTATCAGCTCGATTCAccaagttatataaatatacatattcacCACCATAATTAGCTAACAACTCTTGTCCATCAGGACTAAAAGTCAAATaagtaattacataatttttttgtcttttgttaattgtttcatTATCATTAGAATGGATGTGACCCGGTACAAAATATTGGAGTGCATTGTTGACTTTATTTGCACTATTGGCTTCATACTCCGAGACGAATGAAGGACATTTTACATCTAATGATGACAGCGATTGAATCATTCTGCGGTCATACAATCTCACATATTGGTCATTAGCACCAACTGCAAGCTGCTCAGTTCTAAGTTGGTTTATATCTAAGCATTTAGCTTCAATCCTTTTTCCCGAATTACTAAATACGGTCACCAaagtatttttagatttgtCGGTAGGACATTCATGGCTCATTCTCGTATCATGTTGACTGTATGAAcatcaacaaataattaattgtcaaCATTATTACAACAATAGCATGATTACATTgaagctaaattaaaaaaaaatcacacattaaCTAGACGAATCATACCTAATGCATCCATCTTCTGAAGCACACCAATAAACACTAGGTGCATCGTTTGCTACAGCTAAACGTTTGATTCGTCCTTGAGAACAAACGCAACTTCTTAATTGTCTACCTGTTGTAACATTATATGTATGTGAACTCCAATCACCAGCTCCAGTCGCAACTATATCATCATTACAactaggtataaactatatataaaaaatatatatatataatacaattcaaaaaaataatatctataacagAAAGTTATTGTTCaaatagtttttcatttttattaagaggacgtgatttccgcatgtgttgtctccgtcttacaagtgcgtaacataccaaatgcTATGCTGAGCAGAACAAGtatagctccgttagtttaaaaattagagtgaatt
It contains:
- the LOC100163760 gene encoding WD and tetratricopeptide repeats protein 1; the encoded protein is MSSATKRQNILQLIRNRELNDHIRTKYALKSNLNYKCISKLGLLTQLEGHQGCVNCLQWNESGSILASASDDFQVILWDPFLQKVKTSIKTLHRGNIFSVKFIPSCNDDIVATGAGDWSSHTYNVTTGRQLRSCVCSQGRIKRLAVANDAPSVYWCASEDGCISQHDTRMSHECPTDKSKNTLVTVFSNSGKRIEAKCLDINQLRTEQLAVGANDQYVRLYDRRMIQSLSSLDVKCPSFVSEYEANSANKVNNALQYFVPGHIHSNDNETINKRQKNYVITYLTFSPDGQELLANYGGEYVYLYNLVNRADNAFFNISKVMKVPRENGEGSSTDLIDDHVPVPHLTLPDKVVQLKLKANYLFEKEDYTAAIILYNEAINIHKCSVLFSNRAAAYIKRKWHGDFYAALKDCVTALKLEPNHMKAHFRLAVCLFELDKFKDSKMYLDQFTMKYPSYKTSAAYKSLYSDLLNAQSNNKDKSDGKKLRETSDTSNFLDALQIQRAPKIAFEKYFCNQAKDYHRRYYGHCNTSTDIKEANFFGSQNQFIVAGSDDGLFFIWEKNTENNLLILKGDTSIVNCIQPHPSEFLLATSGIDNEVKLWTPLPDDVDNTSIINSYSTTAMLNQRRMMADPFEVILRNMRRTAEEGPDSVDFDTIRDQYGIDPLSEEFNDCQMS